A single Phosphitispora fastidiosa DNA region contains:
- the rmuC gene encoding DNA recombination protein RmuC codes for MIIIMLTILIILVFILLHKQFSGKKDFDPELLVKNTLLDFRSQIQESVNSTRKEMSDAREDINRRTRETLTLMTDMRATVEKIISQQEESARLGRSLKDILQTPKIRGNYGEAILEEMLDKVLPRGMWTRQYRLGGGAVVDIVVNYRDMVIPIDSKFPRDNYVRHLNSEDPREKEILWKQFEKDVILRIREIGRYVAPDRGTSDFALMFIPSEAVYYETIAEKNYLGHPSRIIEEAEKNKVMPVSPNTFYAFLQIIMSGIRNLEVLGQARNIQEKLVKLETKFDHFYKQYEIIGRELEKASEAYRKGDRHIELFKRALDVTISIDEKL; via the coding sequence AATTTTGGTATTCATACTGCTTCATAAGCAGTTTTCCGGGAAAAAGGACTTTGATCCGGAGCTGCTGGTCAAAAACACCTTACTCGATTTTCGCAGCCAAATTCAGGAATCAGTTAACAGCACCCGTAAAGAAATGAGTGATGCCAGGGAGGATATCAACCGGCGGACCAGGGAAACCCTAACCCTGATGACAGATATGCGGGCGACCGTAGAAAAAATAATCAGCCAGCAGGAAGAGTCAGCCCGGCTGGGACGTTCCCTAAAGGATATTCTGCAGACTCCGAAAATAAGAGGCAACTATGGTGAGGCAATCCTGGAGGAGATGCTGGATAAGGTTTTGCCAAGGGGGATGTGGACCCGCCAGTACAGGCTCGGAGGCGGGGCAGTTGTGGATATTGTCGTCAATTACAGGGATATGGTGATTCCCATAGATTCCAAATTTCCGCGGGACAACTATGTAAGACACCTGAATTCTGAAGATCCCAGGGAAAAGGAGATATTATGGAAGCAGTTTGAGAAAGATGTTATCCTCAGAATAAGAGAAATCGGCAGGTATGTTGCCCCTGACCGGGGCACATCGGATTTTGCCCTGATGTTCATTCCCTCAGAGGCCGTGTATTATGAAACAATTGCCGAAAAGAACTATCTTGGGCATCCATCGCGGATTATAGAGGAAGCTGAGAAAAATAAAGTTATGCCTGTAAGTCCCAACACATTTTATGCCTTCCTTCAAATTATTATGTCAGGCATTCGCAACCTGGAAGTCCTAGGTCAGGCCAGGAACATTCAGGAAAAGCTGGTTAAGCTGGAAACAAAATTCGATCACTTTTATAAGCAGTATGAGATTATCGGCCGGGAATTGGAGAAAGCTTCTGAAGCTTACCGCAAAGGTGACCGGCACATAGAGCTGTTCAAAAGGGCGCTGGATGTAACAATAAGTATAGATGAAAAACTATAA
- the pflB gene encoding formate C-acetyltransferase, translated as MKEQWQQFKPGAWVDRVDIRDFIQKNYRPYSDGPEFLTGTTEKTRVLWEIVLGLLAEEREKGGVLDIDTGIISTITSHEPGYINKENEVIVGLQTDRPLKRALMPSGGIRMVAGAAKAYGYDLDKQIEEFYTKHRKTHNQAVFDAYTEEMRRVRKAGIITGLPDAYGRGRIIGDYRRVALYGADFLIADKEASLKHIEYEIMEDDLIRAREEVSEQIRALKEMKQMASGYGFDISEPAGCAAEAVQWLYFGYLAAIKEQNGAAMSFGRVATFLDIYLERDLAKGLLTEEKAQELIDQLVIKLRIVRFLRTPEYNELFSGDPTWVTESIGGMGLDGRTLVTRTSYRFLHTLQNLGPAPEPNMTVLWSQGLPEQFKRFCVHLSIETSSIQYENDDLMRPRWGDDYSIACCVSAMKTGKQMQFFGARANLVKALLYAVNGGWDERLGIQVGPRFAPITSEYLDFDEVMERFDSILEWLARLYINTLNIIHYMHDRYFYERLQLALHDLDIERTMACGIAGLSVVADSLSAIRYARVKTIRNSQGYVTDYKIKGDFPQMGNNDERVDRLAVDLVIRFMHKLKKQKTYRGAEPTLSILTITSNVVYGKKTGSSPDGRKEGEPFAPGANPMHGRDRKGAIAAMSSVARLPYDYSRDGISYTFSIVPKALGKVGEDMVRNLTGLLDGFFAMDGHHMNVNVFNQETLEEAMAHPEKYPQLTIRVSGYAVNFISLNREQQLDVINRTIHGLI; from the coding sequence ATGAAAGAGCAGTGGCAGCAATTTAAGCCGGGAGCATGGGTGGATAGAGTAGATATCAGGGACTTTATTCAAAAGAACTACAGGCCCTATAGTGATGGCCCGGAATTTTTAACCGGAACAACTGAAAAAACCCGGGTACTGTGGGAGATTGTACTCGGCCTGCTGGCTGAGGAGAGAGAAAAAGGCGGCGTCCTGGACATTGACACAGGTATTATTTCAACGATTACTTCTCATGAACCGGGGTATATCAATAAAGAAAATGAGGTCATCGTCGGACTGCAGACAGACAGGCCCCTGAAACGGGCTCTGATGCCCAGCGGCGGAATCCGCATGGTAGCCGGCGCCGCTAAAGCCTATGGCTATGATCTGGATAAACAGATTGAGGAGTTCTATACCAAACACCGCAAAACCCATAATCAGGCTGTCTTTGATGCCTATACCGAAGAAATGCGGAGGGTCAGGAAGGCCGGTATTATCACGGGGCTTCCCGATGCTTACGGCAGGGGACGGATTATCGGGGACTATCGCAGGGTAGCCCTGTATGGAGCGGATTTCCTCATTGCTGACAAAGAGGCTTCTTTAAAGCACATTGAATATGAAATTATGGAAGATGACCTTATCAGGGCAAGGGAGGAAGTCAGTGAACAAATAAGAGCCCTTAAGGAAATGAAACAAATGGCCTCGGGCTACGGATTCGACATTTCCGAACCTGCCGGCTGCGCCGCTGAAGCTGTGCAGTGGCTTTATTTTGGTTACCTGGCAGCTATCAAAGAGCAAAATGGGGCGGCCATGAGCTTTGGTCGTGTGGCCACTTTTCTTGATATTTACCTGGAAAGGGACCTGGCAAAGGGGCTGCTTACAGAGGAAAAAGCCCAGGAGCTGATTGACCAGTTGGTAATAAAACTGAGGATAGTGAGGTTCCTGAGAACTCCGGAATATAACGAGCTTTTCAGCGGTGACCCCACCTGGGTGACTGAGTCTATAGGGGGAATGGGTCTGGATGGGCGGACCCTGGTAACCAGAACATCATACAGGTTCCTCCATACATTGCAAAACCTCGGGCCGGCCCCGGAACCCAACATGACGGTACTGTGGTCCCAGGGGCTTCCGGAACAGTTTAAAAGGTTTTGTGTGCACCTGTCAATTGAAACCAGCTCCATTCAGTATGAAAATGACGACCTGATGCGGCCGCGGTGGGGAGATGACTACTCGATTGCCTGCTGTGTTTCGGCAATGAAAACAGGTAAACAGATGCAGTTTTTTGGGGCCAGGGCCAACCTGGTTAAAGCCCTTCTCTATGCTGTCAACGGCGGCTGGGATGAAAGGCTTGGAATCCAGGTAGGTCCCAGGTTTGCCCCGATAACTTCGGAGTACCTGGATTTTGATGAGGTCATGGAGCGGTTTGACAGCATTCTGGAATGGCTGGCGCGGTTATATATCAATACCCTGAATATCATTCACTACATGCATGACCGCTATTTTTATGAGCGACTCCAGTTAGCTCTTCATGACCTTGATATTGAGCGGACTATGGCTTGTGGTATTGCCGGGCTTTCAGTTGTGGCCGATTCTCTCAGCGCCATCAGGTATGCTAGGGTGAAGACCATCAGGAACAGCCAGGGCTATGTGACTGATTACAAGATTAAGGGGGATTTTCCCCAGATGGGCAATAATGATGAGCGAGTAGATCGTTTGGCTGTTGATCTTGTAATCAGGTTTATGCACAAGCTTAAAAAGCAGAAAACTTACCGGGGGGCGGAACCAACCCTATCGATTCTTACCATAACTTCCAATGTGGTCTATGGGAAAAAAACCGGAAGTTCCCCAGATGGGCGAAAAGAGGGCGAGCCTTTTGCCCCCGGAGCCAATCCCATGCACGGGCGGGACCGGAAAGGGGCTATTGCTGCCATGAGCTCGGTTGCCAGGCTGCCCTATGACTACTCAAGGGACGGAATTTCATATACCTTTTCAATTGTGCCCAAAGCGCTGGGTAAGGTCGGGGAAGACATGGTGCGGAATCTGACAGGGCTTTTGGACGGCTTTTTTGCCATGGATGGCCATCACATGAATGTAAACGTATTCAACCAGGAAACCCTGGAAGAGGCCATGGCACATCCGGAAAAATATCCGCAGCTTACCATAAGGGTATCCGGTTATGCTGTCAATTTCATCAGCCTCAACAGGGAACAGCAGTTGGATGTCATCAACAGGACAATTCACGGCTTGATATAG